One region of Deinococcus koreensis genomic DNA includes:
- a CDS encoding ROK family protein: MIPASLVVADIGGTHLRIGHATRGEAAPETSAARTDVLRVPDPVAALAELLDSHLRRHHLKPDAVVIGLPVSLARDLDLVLSSPNVPQLEGLRLGELVGGRLGRPTLLERDVILHLLGEACAGGGLGFQDVLGVFFGTGVGAAYLEGGRPHRGHPVSVELGHIPVRAEGRRCVCGNTDCLEAYACGHTLRDLAAGAGLPVGEIFLRHAEHPALKGALADFVRDQAYAVATAVNLLGPEVTLIGGGIPDMPGYPRAAFVGVVREHLRRPQPHDSFQQRWASLGWRASLHGAQRVVEQRWG, from the coding sequence GTGATCCCTGCCAGCCTCGTCGTCGCCGATATCGGCGGTACCCACCTGCGAATCGGCCACGCCACGCGGGGAGAGGCCGCGCCCGAGACGAGCGCGGCGCGCACCGACGTCCTGCGGGTACCCGACCCCGTGGCGGCCCTGGCAGAGCTGCTGGACTCCCACCTGCGGCGCCACCACCTGAAGCCCGACGCCGTGGTGATCGGTCTGCCGGTCAGTCTGGCGCGGGATCTCGACCTCGTGCTGTCGAGCCCCAACGTCCCCCAGCTGGAGGGGCTGCGCCTGGGCGAACTCGTGGGAGGGCGGCTGGGCCGGCCCACCCTGCTGGAACGCGATGTTATCCTGCATCTGCTCGGCGAGGCCTGCGCCGGCGGCGGACTGGGCTTTCAGGACGTGCTGGGGGTCTTTTTCGGCACCGGCGTGGGGGCTGCCTACCTGGAGGGAGGCCGGCCCCACCGGGGCCACCCGGTCAGCGTCGAACTCGGGCACATCCCGGTGCGCGCCGAGGGCCGCCGCTGCGTGTGCGGCAACACCGACTGCCTGGAGGCCTACGCCTGCGGCCACACCCTGCGCGACCTGGCCGCCGGCGCCGGTCTGCCCGTGGGGGAGATCTTTCTCAGGCACGCCGAGCACCCGGCCCTGAAAGGCGCCCTGGCCGATTTCGTGCGGGATCAGGCCTACGCGGTCGCCACGGCCGTGAATCTGCTGGGGCCGGAGGTCACCCTGATCGGCGGCGGCATTCCCGACATGCCCGGCTACCCCAGGGCGGCGTTCGTGGGCGTGGTGCGCGAGCACCTGCGCCGCCCCCAGCCGCACGACAGCTTCCAGCAGCGCTGGGCGAGCCTGGGCTGGCGAGCCTCGCTGCACGGCGCGCAGCGGGTGGTCGAGCAGCGCTGGGGGTAG
- a CDS encoding ROK family protein — MTGLSSPLPVASVARRGRRPEDGRRQNREAVMGLLRRQALGRAELARALGLSKTALGDLIGGLLDEGLLEERGERESPGERGRRPAPLHVQARRAAVIGVDLSATSFEFGSYDLLGEPLQLSRLPSERGRGQAAVYRQIVRGVRAALGQARALGLPVAAVGIAAPGPLDAASGTILAPPSFPDLHHLAVTARLEEELGLPVRLERNTTAAATAHLRRSDRDLRNFVYLLLMDQGIGAGLVIDRQVYRGTHGYAGEFGHVSLDVSGPPCPCGNHGCLERVADVDATEQAYARHGEALGHAAIVARAQAGEALAQEVLDTAGQALGRAAVSLVNLLDPQALILGGVGAQAAPFLLPALRRELGARAYPFLSWGEHLDLRVCDLPNPSGQGAAECVLNAIYRGDIGLPSARPELTPA, encoded by the coding sequence GTGACCGGACTGTCCTCCCCACTGCCTGTGGCCTCCGTGGCCCGGCGTGGTCGGCGGCCGGAAGACGGCCGCCGACAGAACCGCGAGGCGGTCATGGGGCTGTTGCGCCGGCAGGCGCTGGGCCGGGCGGAACTGGCGCGGGCGCTGGGGCTCTCGAAAACGGCGCTGGGTGACCTGATCGGCGGGCTGCTGGACGAGGGACTGCTGGAGGAGCGCGGCGAACGGGAATCGCCCGGAGAGAGGGGCCGCCGGCCGGCGCCGCTGCACGTCCAGGCGCGGCGCGCCGCCGTGATCGGGGTCGACCTCTCGGCGACCTCCTTCGAGTTCGGAAGTTACGACCTGCTCGGTGAGCCGCTGCAGCTGAGCCGTCTGCCCTCGGAGCGGGGCAGGGGACAGGCCGCGGTGTACCGCCAGATCGTCCGGGGTGTGCGCGCCGCCCTCGGACAGGCGCGGGCGCTGGGTCTGCCGGTCGCGGCGGTCGGCATCGCCGCTCCAGGGCCGCTCGACGCGGCCTCGGGCACCATCCTGGCGCCGCCCAGTTTTCCCGACCTGCACCACCTCGCCGTCACGGCCCGCCTGGAAGAGGAACTGGGCCTGCCGGTGCGGCTGGAGCGCAACACCACCGCCGCCGCGACCGCCCACCTGCGCCGCAGCGACCGCGACCTGCGGAACTTCGTGTACCTGCTGCTGATGGATCAGGGCATCGGGGCGGGGCTGGTGATCGACCGCCAGGTCTACCGGGGCACCCACGGCTACGCCGGGGAATTCGGGCACGTCTCGCTGGACGTCAGCGGCCCGCCCTGCCCCTGCGGCAACCACGGCTGCCTGGAACGGGTGGCCGACGTGGACGCCACCGAACAGGCCTACGCCCGGCACGGCGAGGCGCTGGGCCACGCAGCCATCGTCGCGCGGGCGCAGGCAGGCGAGGCGCTGGCCCAGGAGGTGCTGGACACGGCCGGGCAGGCGCTGGGCCGGGCCGCCGTGAGTCTGGTGAACCTGCTCGATCCACAGGCTCTGATCCTGGGCGGCGTGGGTGCCCAGGCGGCGCCCTTCCTGCTGCCCGCGCTGCGGCGGGAACTGGGTGCCCGCGCCTACCCCTTCCTGAGCTGGGGCGAGCACCTCGACCTGCGGGTCTGCGATCTGCCCAATCCGAGCGGCCAGGGCGCGGCCGAGTGCGTTCTGAACGCCATCTACCGGGGCGATATCGGTCTGCCCTCGGCCCGGCCCGAGCTGACCCCGGCCTGA
- a CDS encoding ABC transporter substrate-binding protein produces MKKTGTWLAIGLVLTVGLTPAAAQGKKYTIVLIPGLTTDGFYITMRKGAEDAAKKLGVTLSFQGGPEFNPTVQIPVLNAVIARKPDAILIAPTDKQQLIAPLRAAQAAGIKVITVDTFIGDSGKYQTGSGAADFPLSYVASDNVEGGRVAARALAKAIGNKGKVYVSNVKPGISTTDQREQGFKEEMKKFSGITVLPTQYNDNDSNKAASQFAAVLARNADLAGVFGANLFSAQGAANGVKTSGKTGAVKVVAFDAPESIVNDIKNGTIDIAIAQHPAEMGAKGVEYAVAALSGKKIPAQYGTGYTVMDKSNIDDPKVQAFIYSSK; encoded by the coding sequence ATGAAGAAAACCGGGACATGGCTGGCCATCGGCTTGGTGCTCACCGTGGGGCTCACGCCCGCCGCGGCGCAGGGGAAGAAATACACCATCGTGCTGATTCCTGGGCTCACCACCGACGGCTTCTACATCACCATGCGCAAGGGCGCCGAGGACGCGGCCAAGAAGCTGGGCGTGACCCTAAGCTTCCAGGGCGGGCCGGAGTTCAACCCGACCGTGCAGATTCCGGTCTTGAACGCCGTGATCGCCCGCAAGCCCGACGCCATCCTGATCGCCCCGACCGACAAGCAGCAGCTCATCGCGCCGCTGAGGGCGGCCCAGGCGGCGGGCATCAAGGTCATCACGGTGGACACCTTCATCGGGGACAGCGGCAAGTACCAGACCGGCTCTGGCGCGGCCGATTTCCCGCTGTCCTACGTCGCCTCCGACAACGTCGAGGGCGGGCGGGTCGCGGCGCGGGCGTTGGCCAAGGCCATCGGGAACAAGGGCAAGGTCTACGTGTCGAACGTCAAGCCCGGCATCTCCACCACGGATCAGCGCGAGCAGGGCTTCAAGGAGGAGATGAAGAAGTTCTCTGGCATCACGGTGCTGCCCACCCAGTACAACGACAACGACAGCAACAAGGCCGCCTCGCAGTTCGCGGCCGTGCTGGCGCGCAACGCCGACCTGGCCGGGGTCTTCGGGGCCAACCTGTTCTCGGCGCAGGGCGCGGCCAACGGCGTCAAGACCTCGGGCAAGACGGGCGCGGTCAAGGTCGTGGCCTTCGACGCCCCGGAAAGCATCGTGAACGACATCAAGAACGGCACCATCGACATCGCCATCGCGCAGCACCCGGCCGAGATGGGCGCCAAGGGCGTGGAATACGCCGTCGCCGCCCTGAGCGGCAAGAAGATCCCCGCCCAGTACGGCACCGGCTATACCGTAATGGACAAGTCCAACATCGACGACCCGAAGGTGCAGGCCTTCATCTACTCGTCCAAGTAG
- a CDS encoding ABC transporter permease subunit has product MSVPELNPEAAARQPPAGRPDLVRALGAAWPWLFLFTLLVFFEVWARASYQTSFVFNLTNVQSILLAAVQPLLIALGQTLVIIAGGIDLSVGFTVGLAAVVSARVMQTLDPSLPPALSLLLAIVVALLASLGVGWVNGILIARWKVPPFIGTLGMYGVARGLGFLTSGGTTVGTDNPVNSALGNGKMFGLVPWPVVVTFLVVLYVHYLLSRTKFGQYTYAIGGNRNAAIRAGINVDAHTMKLYLITAVLAGVAGAIYTARFTAGAAQAGEPTLLDSIAAVVIGGASLFGGAGTVVGTVIGALIIAVIQFGLVFINVQPFWQFIAVGAVIILSVLVDQARTRRGRT; this is encoded by the coding sequence GTGTCCGTGCCCGAACTCAACCCGGAGGCCGCTGCCCGCCAGCCCCCCGCCGGGCGCCCGGATCTCGTGCGCGCCCTGGGGGCGGCCTGGCCGTGGCTCTTTCTGTTCACCCTGCTGGTCTTCTTCGAGGTCTGGGCGCGGGCGAGCTACCAGACCTCGTTCGTCTTCAACCTCACCAACGTCCAGAGCATCCTGCTCGCCGCCGTGCAGCCGCTCCTCATCGCGCTGGGCCAGACGCTGGTGATCATCGCCGGCGGCATCGACCTGAGCGTGGGCTTCACGGTGGGGCTGGCGGCGGTCGTGTCGGCGCGGGTCATGCAGACCCTCGATCCCTCGCTGCCCCCGGCGCTGTCGCTGCTCCTGGCCATCGTGGTGGCGCTGCTCGCCTCGCTGGGGGTGGGCTGGGTGAACGGCATCCTGATCGCCCGCTGGAAGGTGCCGCCCTTCATCGGCACGCTGGGGATGTACGGGGTGGCGCGCGGGCTGGGCTTCCTGACCTCGGGCGGCACCACGGTGGGCACCGACAACCCGGTCAACTCGGCGCTGGGCAACGGCAAGATGTTCGGGCTCGTGCCCTGGCCGGTGGTGGTCACCTTTCTCGTGGTGCTGTACGTGCATTACCTGCTCTCGCGCACCAAGTTCGGGCAGTACACCTACGCCATCGGCGGCAACCGCAACGCGGCCATCCGCGCGGGCATCAACGTGGACGCCCACACCATGAAGCTCTACCTGATCACCGCCGTGCTGGCGGGGGTCGCAGGCGCGATTTACACCGCGCGCTTCACCGCGGGCGCGGCGCAGGCCGGCGAGCCCACGCTGCTCGACTCCATCGCGGCGGTCGTGATTGGCGGTGCCAGCCTCTTCGGGGGGGCGGGCACGGTGGTGGGCACGGTGATCGGGGCGCTGATCATCGCGGTGATCCAGTTCGGCCTGGTGTTCATCAACGTGCAGCCCTTCTGGC